A stretch of DNA from Sugiyamaella lignohabitans strain CBS 10342 chromosome B, complete sequence:
CTGCTGTGTACAGATGATGTCATAAATCCTTTATTATCACTACTTGCAAATGGGCCGCTCAGTGTCAGCCTACAGGCGAGTATTGTTCTAGGAAGTTTTGCTCATGGCTCTGAGAGCACAGTTCAGAAGCTATTGAGATATCCCGTAATTCAGACAGTTATAACAACTATAAACTCAGTTGTGTGTCCTGATGTTGGCACGAATGAGGTGTTGAGTCCTTCTCCTGAACTAATATCATCATGTCTACGAATCTTGGTCACTATCTTGCAGGCACAACCGGCCGTTGGTGTTATTGCTCAATATCCCGAGATAATCGATATTCTAACAATACTTCTAAGTGGTGATGACTGTCCTAGTGATATTGTTCTACAGACTTGCAAGCTTATCCCTTTACTATCACCTCGCAAGACAGCTTCTTTAACACGATTGCCGTCATTAGCACCTTATTTGCTGAAACGAATCTCGAATCACATGGCTCAAGGTGGCCATCGAACTCAACTAGTGTCACGCAATTCACCATTAGAGGCAGCTTTGTCGGCTGTATCTCAGATTTTGACTGAAAAGCAGGCAAGATCTGTACTAGAACTCACGGCCAGTAACGTTATCTCGATAAACTCCAAAGCACCTGCATTTTCAGAATCTTCAAACGACTTTCTATTAGGCTTAGTTCATTTGACTAGGGCAGATGATATTGGTATTAGACTAACGGCAGTAGAGCTATTATCCAAACTTCAAAATTATGCATCTTCTCCAGTTCAGAGAGATATAATAGCTCGTAATCTCCTACCCACTTTGGTGCCCATGTTTGACTTACTGGGAACAGACCCAAGAGTTAGTCTGACTCTTTCATATATCTGTCGAGATAATGAAAAGCATGCCTCTTTGGCTGTTGAAATCGGACTCgtaaagaaaataattacGGTCCTCAAGGCTAAAGACATTGCATCATGGAAAGACCGTGAAATCATTGAGAACAATCTGTATGCCTTGGCAGGCATTGGAATACATCGCGACTCTTTACGTATGGAGATTGTGGAAGCCGGCGCTCTGACCTATATCACGAATATCATTTCTCTGAAACCGGCAGCAGAGAGTAGTAGTGCCGATATTAGTTCTATTCGGAAAGTGAAAATCTCCGCTTGTCATGTTCTCCGAGCTCTTTCAAGAAGTGTTGCTCTGATTCGAACAAGTTTAGCATCCACGGATATTGTTGACGGTATAGTTGATCTTTATACAGAATCTGAACCGTCGCCAGAACTTAATGATGGAATAATGTCTGACGAAAGCTCTTTTGAGGTTATCGAGCGGGAGCAACAGCGGGAAGATCAATTGGAAGTGCGAACTGCAGTGATGGCGGCTATTTGTAATCTGATTTTAGAATTTAGTCCTGTCCAAAAAACAATTTTCGAGAAAGGGGCTCTTGACCTAATTATCGACGGTGCTCACTCAGATTATGCATCACTGAGGTTGAACTCCATCTGGGCACTGAAACATGCTATTTTTGAGGCTAATAGGGACACAAAAAGTATGGCATTATCAAAGCTCGAGccatcttatcttttgcgGCTGTGCAATGACTCTATAATCGAAATTCAAGAGCAATCGCTGGACTTCATTCGCAACTTTTTGTGCAGAAACTACCAAGGAGTCGACTACATTTTTGAATCCATTGGCAAGGAGACTCTCTTTGAGTTGATTGAAGATAAAATAGACCTTCATGAGCAATTTCCTCAAGTATTGACGCCAGCTATCTATATTCTTGTTCATATTGCAGCGGGAACAGATGAGCATCGCGATATTGTGGCTGAACAAGAAAGTGTTTTGTCAAAGCTCATACCATTGATGACACATCCCCTTGCTGACGTTCGGACAGCCATTGTATGGCTTATTATCAACCTGACATGGCTGGAAGAGCCCGATAATTCTCCTCGTAGAGAAGTATGCAAAATCAGAGCTGAAAGATTAGCCCGACTAGGATTTAAGGACATGTTGGATAAACTTTCGCAGGATCCAACTTTGGATGTTCGTGAAAGGACCAAGACCGCTCTATACCAGTTTGATGAACTATTTGGTAGGGGCAGTTCGAACTATGTTGTATCCTAAAGGATTCTCAAGTGCTCTTGTgtagtattattattaagatcaaataaaagcaattaaatatataaataatgatgataaaatgcaaatggttcatttttttatcaGGGCTATGAACACCATAGAAGCCACTTTACAATACCGTACACTAATGCAACTAACCGTCGCAACTGTCTCATTCCGACAACTACACCCCATGCCAGCCACATGAATGCTACCAGCAGCCATTCTAACAACATATATGCAAGCTTCCACATCCACTGCAAGGTTGGAGCGTTTGCCTCTAGTTTGTCTAGTCTCATGCCAACTTTTCTTATTTCAAGGCTGAGCGAGGTATTGACCTCGTTTAAAATTCTGTCAGAGTCCAATAAAACAGAGTCTAGTCTACTGCCATAGTCTTGCGTCAGGTCAAATTGGAGCTTTCTCATTTCCTGCTCTGTGTTCGCAAGGTATTGGCGTTCTTTTGGAATCAGCTCACCTTCAAATTGTTTTGTAAGCGCCATCATTTCTGTTGACATACTTTCGGCAGTATCTTGGTTCAAATTCTCAACATACCAATAGGGTTTTCTCGATATCTGCAAATAACTTAGCTCATACACCATGTCAAGATATCGCAGTTCGTTTGCGTAGTATGCGAGCTTGTCTTGTTGCTGTTCGGATGGTAGCGATGTTGAGGATACGCTGGTGGGTGTTACACGCTTCGCCGTCAAGGCGGACTGATCAGCTTCGGCAAAATTTTTGGTTGGTTCCAAGAGTAGAGAatcatcagctgctgtttcGTCAACAGCAAGGGGAACATTAGAAATAGAGAGCTTTCGTTGAGAAGCACTTGTTGAATACCGGCCTTTGTTATTAACGCTTTCAAAAGGGACTTTACGTGTTGGAGATTCCGAGTTTCGACGagatgatgatgtcgaCTGTCTGTTTTCTCGCCTATGATTAGCCCTATTGTCCTCTAGATCGCTTATATCAGACCGTGACCAACTACTATCGGAATTTTCATTAGAATTGATGCCTGATGGTGGCCTAGAAGAAAGCTTGGACTTGATTCGCTGTATAAGCTCCTCGCCTTTTGAAGCACTCGTGGATAGATTATTCGGATCCGACACACCGGTGCCGCTAGTATTAGCCCCTGAAGTGTCATTATCCTGATCTTGACGAATGTCAGGTTTGTATCTGTCAGGATAGAGTAATTTCCCTTCCCTATCTCGCATATTACCACCGTACCTAATTCTCCAAGCATAATCGCTGACTAGTTCTGAAACATCCACATGCCAATAAAAGTTCCAGGCGGTATTATTGACAATATAGTGAAGGTATCCATTTCCTTGCTCCTTCTTAGCTACTCTATTGCGGATGACTTGCAGTGGATTATATGTGTATTTCTCTTTCACCCGGTCACCCAATGAAGGCACATTATTGTCATTTTCAGATGTTTTTACATGATCAGAAGACTCTACATCATGCTTGTTCTCATCTGGTTCTTCAGGAAAGTGCATTAcgtttcttctccttcctGTTTGATACTCAGAAATCATTTCGTATTGCAGTTCTAATCTAGCCTTTGCACGAATTGCTCGGGCTCTTGTAGTCGAAGAGATAACCGTCGGGGATGGTGGATGATTTGATCCTGTCACTGAATCTAGATTAGCATTACTTATTGGTGATGAACTCCCTGGATGTGACATATGACTACTGCCGAAGCTAGTATCCAATAGTGGTAACGGTGCACCCTTTGGAACATGCGAGTTACTAGGCGCCAATGAACTCGCCATCAATTTGCCATTAGATGTGAGTGGTGATCCTGTTACCCTCGTATCAGTAGGTAAGGTAGTACCATAGTCGCTTATATTCGAAGTTTCATCAGCATACCTCAAATTCATTAGCAATGCAGCCATCCTGGCAGTGTCTTTAGACCTTTGAAgtgattttgattctgGCCTCGACCCTGCGTTCGGTGACGACGGTTGAGGAGGCGAAGAAGGCGGCAACGTAGTACCTGAAGATCCCGTACCTATGCTTCCGACATCATTTGAAGAGGATGTAGGAACTTGGAAACCGGTAGAACTGGCAGTTTTCGTCGTACTaccagagccagagccTAGACCGCTCCCTTTTCTCGATCCTCGTTTGAGTGGTCCTGATGACAGCAGGAATCCTCCTTTACCGACACTGGTCATTGTCTGGATAGGATTCCCAACGGCTACAGAGCTATTTGGAGAACCATGAACTTTGGATGTGTCTACTGTCGGTTTGATGGGGAAATTATAAAGGGTCGGATGCGATGAT
This window harbors:
- the VID28 gene encoding glucose-induced degradation complex subunit VID28 (GID Complex subunit, serves as adaptor for regulatory subunit Vid24p; protein involved in proteasome-dependent catabolite degradation of fructose-1,6-bisphosphatase (FBPase); localized to the nucleus and the cytoplasm; GO_component: GO:0034657 - GID complex [Evidence IDA] [PMID 16872538]; GO_component: GO:0034657 - GID complex [Evidence IDA] [PMID 18508925]; GO_component: GO:0005737 - cytoplasm [Evidence IEA,IEA]; GO_component: GO:0005737 - cytoplasm [Evidence IDA] [PMID 14562095]; GO_component: GO:0005634 - nucleus [Evidence IEA,IEA]; GO_component: GO:0005634 - nucleus [Evidence IDA] [PMID 14562095]; GO_function: GO:0003674 - molecular_function [Evidence ND]; GO_process: GO:0030437 - ascospore formation [Evidence IMP] [PMID 12586695]; GO_process: GO:0045721 - negative regulation of gluconeogenesis [Evidence IMP] [PMID 12686616]; GO_process: GO:0045944 - positive regulation of transcription from RNA polymerase II promoter [Evidence IMP] [PMID 12586695]; GO_process: GO:0043161 - proteasome-mediated ubiquitin-dependent protein catabolic process [Evidence IMP] [PMID 12686616]; GO_process: GO:0043161 - proteasome-mediated ubiquitin-dependent protein catabolic process [Evidence IMP] [PMID 15358789]; GO_process: GO:0007039 - vacuolar protein catabolic process [Evidence IMP] [PMID 15358789]), which codes for MIPTNSIRDQLRATDESTQLTGLKRLKNTIIGHTDQKELLCTDDVINPLLSLLANGPLSVSLQASIVLGSFAHGSESTVQKLLRYPVIQTVITTINSVVCPDVGTNEVLSPSPELISSCLRILVTILQAQPAVGVIAQYPEIIDILTILLSGDDCPSDIVLQTCKLIPLLSPRKTASLTRLPSLAPYLLKRISNHMAQGGHRTQLVSRNSPLEAALSAVSQILTEKQARSVLELTASNVISINSKAPAFSESSNDFLLGLVHLTRADDIGIRLTAVELLSKLQNYASSPVQRDIIARNLLPTLVPMFDLLGTDPRVSLTLSYICRDNEKHASLAVEIGLVKKIITVLKAKDIASWKDREIIENNLYALAGIGIHRDSLRMEIVEAGALTYITNIISLKPAAESSSADISSIRKVKISACHVLRALSRSVALIRTSLASTDIVDGIVDLYTESEPSPELNDGIMSDESSFEVIEREQQREDQLEVRTAVMAAICNLILEFSPVQKTIFEKGALDLIIDGAHSDYASLRLNSIWALKHAIFEANRDTKSMALSKLEPSYLLRLCNDSIIEIQEQSLDFIRNFLCRNYQGVDYIFESIGKETLFELIEDKIDLHEQFPQVLTPAIYILVHIAAGTDEHRDIVAEQESVLSKLIPLMTHPLADVRTAIVWLIINLTWLEEPDNSPRREVCKIRAERLARLGFKDMLDKLSQDPTLDVRERTKTALYQFDELFGRGSSNYVVS